The following DNA comes from Vigna radiata var. radiata cultivar VC1973A chromosome 4, Vradiata_ver6, whole genome shotgun sequence.
CAACAACAATGAAGCCCAAGAATTAAACATATGGACCTGAACCAACAACTTTTCATGGAAAGAAGGAAACTAAACGCAACTgccaacaagaaaaaaaaaagagtatatcTAAAAAAAGGTTAAGACCACAAGAATAGTGTTATGCTTACATACTATTGAGGAATCTGGAAATCTAGAGgatgcaacaacaacaaaaaaaatgatggcATATTTTTTCACTTCGATGAATTGATCATATGATATTGTTTGAATCATTTGctttaatttatagaataataataacaaattctaaatttaCATAGAAGCCAACAATCCTCAAACAAATTCACTACTACGCTAGAACACAGATTATCAATTAGAATAACATAAACTTTGCTAAAGATTTAAATCTTGAATGAAATTCTTGAATTGAACCTTGAAAAAGCATACGGTAGTCCAAGAATCCCCTTCGATGAGAGTGCCTTTGTGAGTAACAGTGGGTGATGACAATCCCTTCGATTATTCTACTCTCAAATAGACTACAGGTTGAACCCTAAACTCTAGATGGAAAATCCCTAATTGCAATCAAACCCTTGTTCTAATTAAAAGGGagaaatagaaaattttctGGATTAGGGTAGACATTACCTTAGAACAACTTTCGTTCACGATCCTGCACGAGACGACGACGACATCGACGGTGTGGAGGCTCCGACGAGTGTGTGTGGCGTGGAGGCTTCGAGAAATATAGGGATTTTAAGATGTGTAGGTGTGTTCTATGGCCTGGGACGAGAGAAAGAAATGTTGTGCTCTGggaagagaatgaaagaaatgaaatagggacgagaatgaaagaaatgaaatgggGACGAGAGAAAGAAATGTTGTGCTTTGGAAcgagaatgaaagaaatgaaaagaaagagggATTTTgcacctattatgataggtgttttaatatctatcataatatgttttcTCCATAATGATATATGGCTTTTACCTGTCATAATACATGTAACTTTTATTAGGAAAATTAGCTGAAACCATaacagaaaatagaagaaaggtAATTTGCATAAAATTTAGTCTATTGATCCTCAATGattacatcatatatatattctatGCAAAAGGAATGAGTGTGACCTAAAACCTTGGACGATAAAAGCATATTTTGTACTATCTATTGACAGCTCATTGTTCTTCTAGAATGTTCACTAAAACAGAAAAGATTCCTCTATTATGCTACCATTTTATTATGTTGATTACGTGGTATTCAAACCAGAATTATAaggtttttctattaaaaatgtCGCCACTACACTTATTATGATAGGTTTCTTAAAATACAtcataatatatcttaattttattacaaaattatcacctgtcaatatattataagaagtgaattttacctatcataatagctcatcatgaaattttttttccacTAATATATCGAAATATCTTGTAATAATGAActttaattaacttataaattaattattaattatttataatttagcaTTTATACTATACtatgaaataaaaacattaataattaaaaatctaactttaaaattttgaccATTTTATAACTAACAAAATTTATCATGAttgatttcaaataaataaatatccttaatttttattaatcatagtattttcattaattttaattaaaatattcgtAATTTACATCATGAAACATTATCTgccattaataaaattgaaagtcaATTTACTTGATTAAACCCCGTATGAGAGTCTTTCAAATTGCAATTCAAGCCAATAGCATTATTCCATTTATTCCAATCAAAATTCCATCCACCCAACTCAATTAAACACATTTCGTTCATACACAGGTGTATAAGCGTAAATACAAGCTGCATACCCTTCATTCAATTCCAAAGGAATTGACATTCACGTAACAGTGaatcaatcaattaattcaTTATCTGCAGGGGAAATCAATAATTCATTCACAATAATTGATACATAACATTCGGTAAAATTAAACTCTCTAAATTCATAATTACAAGTTcttcaaaatttgagaaaaacatAATTAGGTTCATATCaacttgataataaaaattgatcATGATTTGGAAAAACATCGAAGAATTATACATTTAACAAGTTTTGATACCACgtctaaattcatatataattttccttaagtttttaatttttttaaaaagatattaagaGTCATTATTCttacacattaataaataagaatacattttttaatatctatattttttaattttttgttcttagtctatttatttgtatttcttttctCCTTATTATACTATCTGGataaaaatcttatataattAAAGACAGATCTCTAATCCTATTTTATAAATAGACACCcatcaaatcaatttttattttatttttattataattttccacaataatcaatatattttcatattttactaaatcacatttaaattttcacaatattttaaatgagtcaacgtaataaaatattaaatctgtcaatattaaatttaattttttttttcattagctGTATAATGTTATGACTTTAACGATAACTCAACCAATATGTCAAGAATGATAATGATATCAACCATAtgaacttataaaaataaaaacaaaatcttataaatgtgatattaacatttgtttaatgtttaaacaaatttgaaacaatATACTAATATATGGATAACTTTCCATGTTTTCAtaaacttaaacaatattttctataatatttaaatattatttatgtatttttatgtgATTGATCCAAGATTAcaccacaatcaataataataatcataaacactactATAAATTAATCACGTAATAATACCAccgtagatgatgttcaaatattctaaaaaaataatgtttataattcgATATCCTTCCACGAATTCAAAGGCAAATCAAAGTTGTGCATTGCCTTTCAATTCCAAGGTGCGAAAACGACTGTGCAGCAGCAAGCACCCCTTCATTTGCCCTTCCTTTTCttacccttttcttctttccttgtactattattgtaaattataaataaataaataaataaataccaaaAGTATTTagtataagttattattttctatatattctCGGGAAGCAATGTTTCTTACTCTCATTTTACAATCTTCTCTTCTGTTCCTTGTTCTTTGTCTTTCTCCTCTcatcttttcctcttctctcttctctttcttctctccatcATGACTGGGATTGCTGATGAAGCCCCCGTGACCCTCGACACGCTCAAGCAGTTAATGGCTCAGTTTGCCAAGGAGAGAGACTGGGACCGTTTTCACAGCCCAAGAAACCTTCTATTGGCTCTGGTATGCTTCTTTTCCAATACcccatgaaaaaaaatcatatttttttggttttttgttgCACCCTTTTGTGAACTTTATTGGTTTATCGTGTAGTTTGTACACAGTactcgtgtttttttttttttatgtgggtaaCGTGGTTCTTTTTTATCCATGAAAGCAGGAAAGGGTAtatagagaagaagaagaatctctttgttgttattgtaatttttttaccattttcttcTCGGGTTTTGTAGACGACTCACCTGAGTCACACTTCGTATATATATAATGGGGTTGTAGAAGATTCTTAATGTTTGcataaagaaaatttttcttGCAAGTTGGCCTTTTTTTTAAGAGGGTTGAAGCTATACGCTGTCTTTGGTTGTTTATCCCATTtgattttatgtaattttaagtttttgaagTTTGTTTAAAGTAAAATCCTTTTTACTTTAAGTTTgtattaaaaagtttaacatcaagtgtgaaataaaaattaatatagattCCTCATCTCAAAGTagagatttttttaattgttttacttttattgtaaAGTGTAATTTATTccatagaattatttttttcttgcattttttaattatatagtcGTGTTTGGATTAACCTCTTATGTGCCACTGTTTATAAACATGTCCGGTGAGATAGTAGTAGAAGGAGAAGGTTCTATGTAGTTTCATGTCTTCATAAACtagtgaaaatgaaataaagagtgtCGTAGtttatagtaataatatatatatttagagtGTATGAAAATTTAGTCAATATTCTTTAAATgcaattaatttcaaacaaagaCAAATTAAAGCGTTTTTGTTTTGACCGAGAATCACGTAAACCGCCAGGGAACACGGCGAGTTGGATCAAATGACTCACTACCCATTCAAATGTGCAATCACTTTTTCATAATTAGTATTTGTCATGGTCTTTTTTGAGATTTTGTCACCTTGTCACAAACCCTGGTCGAAATCGACTTTGCAATGTAAACAGATTCCACGTCGTTGTTACCATAGaagatttgtaattttttcgGCCTTCAATTTCGCTTTaactttttaacttttgttcCCAGCAAGAGTACACAAGTGGGACATAACAATGTTTAATGTTATGCTCCAGGACAAGCTGAAGCTGCCAAAATAACACGGTCCCAAAGTAAATTGTTTCAGTCGGATGATGATGTTGCAAATACTAACATAAAAGTTAATGTTgcaaatattaacataaaaattaagtcTATgttatgtttcttatttttgcTGTTGATAGGTGGGTGAAGTAGGAGAATTGTCTGAGATATTTCAGTGGAAAGGAGAGGTTCCAAAGGGTCTTCCAGGTtggaaagaggaagaaaaggttCATCTTGGTGAAGAGCTTTCTGATGTGTTGCTTTACCTCGTGAGGCTCTCTGACATTTGTGGTGTTGATCTTGGTAAAGCTGCTCTGAGAAAAGTTCAACTCAATGCCATAAAATACCCTGCAAAAGTTTGCAAAGAGGTGGTTTCAGTTTCAAGCACCCCAGAGGAAAACCCTTCCACCAACAATGGCGCTGCCCCTGATGCTGACTGATATATGGTATTGTTGTTATTCTTGTAATAACAGTAATCAATTTAGTATCTTTAGCTGAATTAGGGGTGAAGTGGGAAATGGGGCATGGTGGTTTTGTACAATGGTTTATGCAGTGTTTTGCTGCCATTGCATGGAAACCAAACTAATGTTGGTACGTTTATTCTATGAGAtttgtttttactgttttggCAGAATCAAATCCCGTGACAGATATCAGATATGAAGAGATCTAATTCTTCCATTTTTGGTTACCTTACCTTTTACGTTTTTGGGGACATTTTGGATGCACAAATAGATTCCGGATTCTCTGCAATTTGATTGTTGTTGGTGACCTTTCGTcctatattaaatatttatatttatatatacatttttgtgGATCCTTGTGTCtcagaaaacatgttttttaagggttgaatttaaattgttttggtCTATGGAAAGCGAAAATGCTTCTTAAGTTGGTCACAGGAAGGAAAATCAGGGTGTTTGTCGATTTGTGTGTGGCTATGTGTAGCTTTACTGTGTTGCAGATCAGCCAAAATCATGAATAGTTAAGAAAGAGATGAATGAGATGATTGTTGATCACAGTTATAAATGGGACGTGAGAGGACCCTTTGTGCAAAAAGTGAGAGCAGTTTGGATTATTTTATTCCCACGTTTAAAGCCGGTTTCACTCACTTTATGATGAAAAGGAGTTCTGTTTCTAAAGATTTAAGATTTTACTGTTGAACTAAAAGTTAATTAtgttattgtttaaattttacaaagtttaatattaacaattaacaTATTAGTATTTGAAAGTATTAAGTAAATGATAATGGCACTTAAGAATTTTTTGAACTATAGTTGTATCCTCTGTTTTCTTTACTCAAATGATGCATATCTAAGGTTGAGACAATGATAATGTAACCAATATagcatttttaaaataaaacgaaGAATTATAATTTGAGGAAATTTGCTTAAATTAAAAGGttaagtaaaattttatgaGAAAAGACTAGTTTACAAAATCAATTCCTCTTGGAGGAGTGACATGTTGGAAAAGTAACTCTTCTATGAATACTTTTGGAAGAGTAACGATATTTTCTAAATAGATCCACTATGCCATGTGGGgaaatcatataatttaaataatatatatatatatatatatatatatatatatatatatatatatatatatatatatatattcatgtgCATGGAGAAATTTACAAGATCCGAACCTGTTTGTCTTGCAATGTAGTTGACAAGGTTTTCCCCCTTAAAAACAAAGTACAAGAAACAAATATAATGGATTAGTGTTCCACTGGTTGATTTGTGTTTAGCTTATAAACAAATACACTTAACTACATTTTacatattatgttttataaaaaaataaattgtatgtgATGCATCAGTTTGTAAGTCCTTgatttatttctatatattcttttattaaaccttgatttatttttttatgtaaaaaataactttctttcttacatcttttcttttatttattctttatttattgtaatactCACCTTTGATCGAATGTGATTGTctagaaattttcttttattttcttaagttatatattatatgatcaTCGTCGATAATTTCTTTCATAAACACACAAATACAAACATGTATGAGATAAGTTATCGttaaaacaatcataacaacaagatacatacatactaattatatcaaccataatcaaacatttAACAAGATACGTACCTTTTAATTATACCAACCCTAATCAAACACACAAGATACATACTTTATGATTATATCAATCATAATCAAACACTCCATACATAGAAGTAATAACAATAGGATTCTTAATCCTctaacataaacaattcaatcataatGAATACTTGATTATCAATCCTTGACCCTTCCATCCTTGATCCTTGATCCCAATCCTTGATGTCATCACTAGCATCTCACACATAAGCCTTTGGTCTATCCACTCATTAGCACCTATGCTAACTACTTATTATAACCAATATAGTAAAACCACTATCAACATAACATAACTTGGAGCATCCTCAATACAATGATCATCATCATAGGTATATCACCAACATGATTATCCCAATCATGAATCACACCATGAGCATCACAAACCATAAACTCTATTATGACAAGACACAGTCACACTCTTGTACCTTACCTCATCGATTGTAGTCGTTCCTACAACCCATCTGTAGCTTCTCCATACAGATACACTCGAGTCATTCTTCCTCTGGCTTCAAACTTGTTCCCCTATCACACAAGGCAGAAGATTTATTCCCCTCACCAAAGAAGATTCAACACTCGAACACCAGTCTCTTTTCTACAACTATATGCCAAAGAGAACAACACTCTCTTTTCAACAATCAATGTCAAAAAGAGTCACCCCCTTTTTCAAAAACCAATGCTAAAGGAGATATCCCTCCTTTTTCAACAACCAATGCCAAAGGGGATATCTCTTCCTTTTCAACAACTAATGTCAAAGGGAGCACCTATCCGCAAATAGAACCAAAATTTAAAAGGTACAACAAGTAGGCTAATCTCTCATGCCTTATGCTCATTAACCACACACACTCTTGTGCATTCCATCTTCCTCTCATGCTTCAATCTCAACCAGATGTCAAACCTGACCCTAAACATTCCATCTTGTTTCACAGCTTCTCAAGCTTGGTCCAcgtccattcttcatcaaaattgtcatttttcacaaaaatgtaGTGAAATTTACCTAGAAACATCACATAGGAAGgcataatatctttttattaaattttcaaattatttaatttacatgtttttcctttctacactcCCGTACTTTAAATTGTACACCTAATTAATAAAGGTTAAAGGATCATTTTCCCCTGggcaaaataataaataaaactaaggTTTCCCTTAACATCCTTTTTCCCTAAAATTGAGCTCACACCTATTCAATCCTAAACCATCGTTCTATTTACAAGCCAACACATcacattaataataacacacacacacacacacacacacacaccaatCACTCAATTACCAATCTATCAATCATGTGTTGCACTTTATTAATAACATCaatgaaataacataattatgttCTAATAAGGATAGTCACACACAACACCTTATTAGACATATAAGCTTTTAAAAGAAACATACTCAAGTCTTTAATAAGCCTTATTCGTAAAACCCTTATTTTTTCTGAGTCTTATAGTTTGCTATAATAAGAGCTCGACAAAGGTGTGTTAGACATGTTTAGAGTTTGTTCTACCACAGCAAGAGTTCAACAGAGGTTGTGCTAGACATGTTTAGAGCTTGGTCTTCCATAATGAGAGCTCAGTAAAGGTTGTGTTTCCATGTACAGAGGTAGGTCTAGCATAGTGAGAGGTCAACAAAGGTCTGGAACATGTGTGTGCaagttgtttatattatttagtcAGTGTCTGAACaagttgtttatattatttatcttccTATATTCACAAgatgttgattatgtgaactaaaacATATGTGTTAgcaaatttttattcaaatgtgAGGTacttaaagtattttttttaaactcacttctttatatcattataatttaaGGCTATACACAATGCTTCTTATGAAATCTTTCTAATCATTTCCTATGAAATCTAGTGTCTAAACAATGTTTTTAACTACTCATTCACATTTATTTATCAGACGTTATGTTGTGAAAAGAGCTAATTAAAGGATTTGTGAAAATCTTCAACATAATATCCGAACTATATTcaatacttatttataaaaccaatattttatttcacttagCGTAAGAGCTTACCTCATTGTATAAGTTCTTTACAAGATAAAAGGAAATAATCCTAATAACATGGAGAATAAAGGAAAGCATATGAACAAACCTCTTTATTAAAGGATACCAATTCAACTAGTGAAAATAATGAATGATTACATTCTTCAAATCATATATTGATATAATggatgttaaaaaaaagtgaattacATTCGTATAGATGAAGATGAAATTTTTGTTCAAAGGTGTTATGGATAGATGATCAAAAGCAAAGATGCTTGCTAAACTTCAAGGCAAGAAACTCTTTTAAGCATGCTTTATTAGAGGATGAATACTCAAAAGTGAATGCTTTCAAAGGCACTGAAGAGTTGTGGAACACTTTAACAATAATATACAAAGGTTCTACTaagctaaaaagaaataaacattgtttttttACTGGTCAATGAGTTGTTCAATGTTGAggcaaataaaaacatataaactatgtttaacaaaattacaaactatATTGAGGGAGCTCAAGTCTCTTGACAAACACTACGATAATTATGATCATACTAATAATATCTTATGTAGGTTGCTTAATTTATGGATATCATAGGTTATAACTCTCAGGACATTTAAGATCGTAGACAACATGTTTGTTAACGGACCCATAGGGATCCTAAAAGTGCATAAATTATGCTTCAAAGGTGCAACAAGAAGAAGAGTGAGGAGCTCTTGGATTTTGAGAGAGGATTCTCAAAGGGATACTGCAACAGGAAGAAGAGTTTACAGATTACTCAtacgctccaagaatcaagaagtaAAGATTTGAAGAGCCTTAACAAATTCTTGCAACAAGACAGTGTAGTGcttgttgggaatccaagtgtgagtctaagtctcacattggatagaaatgagaaagtaatctattgccttaaggttttggatagagagtggtgtcaatccttTATATAGTTAGGCTCAAATGTTATTGGTGTTTTTGTAACCCATAAGTAACCTCCTTTTCGATAGACCCAACAGTGATATCAGAGCCGATGATTTATCTTGGTGACCAGCTCAAACAGTATATAGTTGGGCTCATTTGTAGGGAGGTTCAACACACACGTAGATTTCCACattggtaagatattgtccgctttgggctaAGCCCTCatggatttgcttttggtaccactccaaaaggcctctttccaatgaaggtatcttatgtgtatataaactcatgctcatctcttattttacccgatgtgggactttctttgtacccaacatcctcccctcaaacaaaggactatggttctccacctccacctcccctACATCGGAAGTATTTCTTATCCTTGAGTACACCATGATCATCACTTCTCTTTCACAATCCATGGTCAAACATTAAGCATTTCTTGCTCTCTATCTCTCGTGATCTATCTGGCTATCTGCCACCGGTCACCTGCCAAGGCTTCACCTTATCATGGAGGGTCGTACTCGTCTAAGCCCGGTCTCTAGACCTGAACCATGGGCTTTTATACCATTTGTAGGAAGGTTcaacacacacatagatctccacactggtaagatattgtccacTTTTGGCTAAGTCCTCatggatttgcttttggtaccactccaaaaggtcTCTTTtcaatggaggtatcttatgtgtatataaacttatgttcatctcttattttacccaatgtgagactttgtttgtacccaacaatGTTGTGTGTACAGGTGTATTCGTTTGAGTGGGAAAGGTGTTTACATTGTGAGAGTGTGTTCACTCTAAAACCTTTGGTGTAATTCTCtaatcattatagtgaaataTCCTTCAATCTATGGTTGATTGGAAGGgtgactggatgtaggcattaaggccgaaccaggataaaaactgtgtttgattttctctccttatcTCTTTACATTTTGACCACATACATATTTTGCTTATCGTGCAAGAAAGATTTCAAGATCATTCTATTTCttcaaaaagattttaaaagtatacGTTTTTATAAAACATCAATTCACCCCTCCTTTTGGTATGGAGAAACAAGCTTTATTATTTCTAACATAGACAATGAAATCTTcttcatctaaaacaaaatCTACCAAatgtgaaagagaaaagagatttcaaaagaataaaaactcaACAAAAGTGAGAACTCAAagataaaaaagttgaaattattTGTTACGAGTGTAAGAAGGCTAGCCACCTAAtgtcaaattattaataaatttgtaattcttgtttacatcgttaaatttaaaacaaaaaattccaAATACTATAGAAGAAGAACTTATATGTAATTGTTACTATATGGAAGGGCTTTCAGAATTTTTTGACACAATAgtatgttttgaaaaaatataaatatgagacCTTTTATAGTTAAGAAGGAAAATTAGATGCAATTTTGTGTAAGTCAATTGGACTTGGCAtattacactagtgcaaaaacgttgtttaacgtcacccatcaGACGTCGAATTCGTgataaaccgacgtctattattgcacggtggcattatcataaatatattggtaaactagacgtccgTTTTGATGTTAGGCGACGTTTATGACAtgatagacgtcgcacctgcctcaaaccgacgtcaaattgcctgaggtatgtgataagacagacaATTCAACGTCGTCtagaaaagggcaccgacgtgCCAGtctctgacaggaaatcaaacgtcaaacaGTTCAGCTTCAGACGAGGAATAGACATCGGATCCCCTGAACAAGCGACGTCGACtggggctacaattaatgttgttcacctaattctcaggcgcttagacgtcacgtagtcaaacgacgacgtctaaggcctatctggaaggcgggaagacaaaaagtCCTTAAATTTAGACATTGGTTTGGAATGTAATCAACATCTACGTttctgtaattgattattttcaccaaattcgagggttttagacgtcggctaggaggggcaccgacgtgaattaccttgacaggaaatcaagcgtcaatcttttcaacttctttaagaagaatagacgtcggatcccgatcaaacactgacgtctatagacgtcggtttctggcgcaaccgacgcccaatttcattttaaataaaccgcagacccttctaaccactcagtttctgatcgcgtcttcatctcttctcctttttctctggttctcctcttcttttactcccttgcgcacctttactttttatctagtccggcattgcattgtattttgtCATAACGTCATtctcttcgtcctctcctttttctctcttcatctgAGGTGTGTGGTTTTTTCTTATGCTTAccatttaaactttctttagttttttatcgattatctcgtcgttcaactgattaaaatatttttgtgttgtgttttagtgcagttttgatccactctttctgtaacatagtgcaacattctccctttgctggtttcctcactaaaagagtggcgatcttttgagttttctaattcttccgacccaaaatggaacttgggtccctgtctacttctcgacaccgtaatttttttctgttgcggttgaataattggaagtagccatggacccaggttcagttttgggttgaaagaactagaagattcaaaagacgcaagctttttttgtagggaaactagcgagaggagagtgttgcacAATGCTATTgaaaagtctggatcaaaactgcactaaaacacaaagtcgttgttagacgtcggttaaatcCATGCCCGACATCTATaacatcatagacgtcggttagtgtcattttaaacctcttcaTATATTCAAGTTGACGTCagtttaatcataggtggacgtctatataaatGTCGGTTTGAGTAAAAGCAAACGTCTATATAAatgtcggtggatatcgttaactgacgtttatatagacgtcggttctgacgaatttcg
Coding sequences within:
- the LOC106758825 gene encoding dCTP pyrophosphatase 1 codes for the protein MTGIADEAPVTLDTLKQLMAQFAKERDWDRFHSPRNLLLALVGEVGELSEIFQWKGEVPKGLPGWKEEEKVHLGEELSDVLLYLVRLSDICGVDLGKAALRKVQLNAIKYPAKVCKEVVSVSSTPEENPSTNNGAAPDAD